A window of the Roseburia sp. 831b genome harbors these coding sequences:
- a CDS encoding sugar ABC transporter permease, which produces MKKKTWNIIIRHIVLALLAFIWLIPIVWLVVTSLSTAKGVSYQHFFPSHWTLANYHQLFFETDTAANFPAWFKNTFIVAFFTCIVSSAFVLMVSYAFSCMRFRGRKQLMSFSIILGMFPGVLSMIAVYFVLKMIGLTDTLAGLVIVYSAGSGLGFLVLKGFFDTIPVSLREAARLEGASEATIFGKIIIPLSKPMIVYTIINSFLNPWMDFVMARIMIKSKDSADWTVAIGLYNLLQKTLIGDYFAIFCAGGVMIAIPISVLFVVMQKFYVEGVTGGAVKG; this is translated from the coding sequence ATGAAGAAAAAAACCTGGAATATTATTATAAGGCATATTGTGCTAGCTCTGTTAGCATTTATCTGGCTGATACCGATTGTATGGCTGGTTGTAACCTCATTATCAACAGCAAAGGGAGTAAGTTACCAGCACTTTTTCCCATCACACTGGACACTGGCAAATTATCACCAGCTGTTCTTTGAGACAGATACGGCAGCGAATTTCCCTGCCTGGTTTAAAAATACATTCATTGTAGCGTTTTTCACCTGTATCGTTTCGTCCGCATTCGTATTGATGGTATCTTATGCATTCAGTTGTATGAGATTTAGAGGAAGAAAACAGCTTATGAGCTTTTCTATCATCCTTGGAATGTTCCCTGGTGTCCTTTCCATGATTGCTGTTTACTTCGTATTAAAGATGATTGGACTTACCGATACGCTCGCTGGTCTGGTTATCGTATACTCCGCAGGTTCCGGATTAGGATTTTTGGTATTAAAAGGATTCTTCGATACCATTCCGGTTTCCTTAAGAGAGGCAGCCCGCTTAGAGGGAGCTTCCGAGGCAACTATTTTTGGAAAAATCATCATTCCGTTGTCAAAACCAATGATTGTATACACGATTATCAATTCATTCTTAAATCCATGGATGGATTTCGTTATGGCACGAATCATGATTAAATCAAAAGATTCTGCGGACTGGACAGTTGCAATCGGACTTTACAACCTGCTTCAGAAGACGTTGATTGGCGATTATTTCGCAATCTTCTGTGCCGGCGGTGTTATGATTGCAATTCCAATTTCCGTCCTTTTCGTAGTGATGCAGAAATTCTACGTAGAAGGTGTAACAGGAGGAGCCGTAAAAGGCTAA
- a CDS encoding glycoside hydrolase family 53 protein, producing MKFVKGMDLSTLVELERCGAKYYDNGKEMDILDIMKKYDVDTIRIRLWNDPWTETGESYGAGENDLKTSLEIAKRVTDAGFGVLLNFHYSDFWADPGKQFKPKAWASYGVEELEKAVYDFTAETMEVFEKEGVNITMVQVGNELSNGLLWPEGKVPNYDNIAKFVNAGIRGVRKVDGEVPIMIHLDNGGKNELYREWFDNFMKRGEDFQIIGLSYYPFWHGTLDMLENNMNDIAKRYGKDLIVAEVSMGYTMQDYKDYEKLSDEERKGYATRQELVEKIEYPMTIQGQYDFMQDFLNRISHIADNKGRGFFYWEPAWIPVPGSGWATPASLKYIQDPGPCGNEWANQALFDYEGNVLPTLQLIRDFKAE from the coding sequence ATGAAATTTGTAAAGGGAATGGATTTATCTACCTTAGTAGAATTAGAGCGTTGTGGCGCAAAATATTATGACAATGGAAAAGAGATGGATATTTTAGATATCATGAAAAAATATGATGTCGATACCATCCGTATCCGACTTTGGAATGATCCATGGACCGAAACAGGAGAGTCTTATGGTGCAGGAGAAAATGATTTAAAGACATCCTTAGAAATCGCAAAAAGAGTGACAGACGCAGGATTTGGCGTATTGTTAAACTTCCATTACAGCGATTTCTGGGCAGACCCAGGAAAGCAGTTTAAACCAAAAGCATGGGCAAGCTACGGTGTGGAAGAATTAGAAAAAGCAGTATACGATTTTACAGCAGAGACGATGGAAGTTTTTGAAAAAGAAGGCGTAAATATCACAATGGTTCAGGTTGGAAATGAGCTTTCCAATGGACTGCTCTGGCCGGAGGGAAAAGTGCCAAACTATGACAACATCGCAAAATTTGTCAATGCCGGAATTCGTGGTGTCCGTAAAGTTGACGGTGAAGTGCCGATTATGATCCACTTAGACAACGGTGGCAAGAATGAATTGTACCGTGAATGGTTTGACAATTTCATGAAGCGTGGAGAGGATTTCCAGATTATTGGTTTGTCTTATTATCCATTCTGGCATGGAACACTCGATATGTTAGAAAATAACATGAACGATATCGCAAAGCGTTATGGAAAAGATTTGATTGTGGCAGAAGTTTCCATGGGATATACGATGCAAGACTATAAAGATTATGAAAAACTTTCCGATGAAGAAAGAAAAGGTTATGCAACACGCCAGGAACTGGTGGAAAAGATTGAATATCCAATGACCATACAAGGGCAGTATGATTTTATGCAGGATTTCTTAAACAGAATCAGTCATATTGCAGATAACAAAGGAAGAGGATTCTTCTACTGGGAGCCGGCATGGATTCCGGTACCAGGCTCCGGATGGGCAACTCCTGCATCTTTAAAATACATTCAGGACCCTGGTCCATGTGGAAACGAATGGGCAAACCAGGCGTTGTTTGACTATGAAGGAAATGTACTTCCTACTTTACAGTTAATCCGTGATTTTAAGGCAGAGTAA
- a CDS encoding glycosyltransferase family protein yields the protein MERVILFQNAVETLGYFSKQIAETFIQQGMDVFFVDYDNLNENLRELPGFVKKGTTALLTFNFIGVGGEDIFWKENDTSIWEQYEIPILNILVDHPLYYHTKLKRYGKGMKIFCIDREHVTYLKRFYPDYIVKFLPLGGNVLLEKEKKTSNLMLQDEEHMLPVGERPYDVVFTANYVPMEQIDRPIREADAEYQRFYRDIYQSLMEHPYVPVDVILEEKIRQEVGAVTEEDLSSVMEKMCFLDLCARTSFRDQVIRTLTDADLKVHVFGAGWEHFSCKKPWNLITNGRMISSADCVNVISNAKICLNVMPGFTDGAHDRVFTAMLQKAVSLTDDTHYLREEWKDGEHLIFYSKEQMERLECQVKKLLENPEQMQHIADVAYERASRECTWGERAIQLQMELNS from the coding sequence ATGGAACGGGTAATCCTATTTCAAAATGCGGTTGAGACGCTAGGGTATTTTTCGAAGCAGATAGCAGAAACGTTTATACAACAGGGAATGGATGTATTTTTTGTTGACTACGATAATTTGAATGAAAACCTAAGGGAACTTCCAGGGTTTGTAAAAAAAGGAACAACGGCACTTCTTACATTTAATTTTATTGGAGTCGGCGGAGAAGATATCTTTTGGAAGGAGAATGATACTTCCATCTGGGAGCAATATGAGATACCAATCTTAAACATTTTGGTGGATCATCCGCTTTATTACCATACAAAGTTAAAAAGATATGGAAAAGGGATGAAAATCTTTTGCATTGACAGAGAACACGTTACCTATTTGAAACGGTTTTACCCGGATTACATTGTGAAATTTTTGCCACTCGGTGGAAATGTTTTGCTCGAAAAAGAAAAAAAGACTTCCAATCTTATGTTGCAGGATGAAGAACACATGCTGCCAGTCGGGGAGCGGCCATATGACGTGGTTTTTACAGCCAACTATGTGCCAATGGAGCAGATTGACCGCCCAATCAGGGAGGCAGATGCGGAATATCAAAGATTTTATCGGGATATTTATCAAAGCCTGATGGAGCATCCGTATGTGCCGGTGGATGTAATTTTGGAGGAGAAGATTCGCCAGGAGGTAGGAGCAGTCACAGAGGAAGACCTGAGTTCTGTTATGGAAAAAATGTGTTTTCTGGATCTTTGTGCAAGAACTTCCTTCCGTGATCAGGTGATTCGTACCTTGACGGATGCAGACCTTAAGGTGCATGTATTTGGTGCTGGTTGGGAACATTTTTCCTGTAAAAAACCGTGGAATCTGATAACAAATGGGAGAATGATAAGTTCTGCGGATTGTGTGAACGTAATTTCCAATGCGAAAATCTGTTTGAATGTGATGCCTGGTTTTACCGACGGCGCACACGACAGGGTTTTTACAGCAATGCTTCAAAAGGCGGTCTCCCTTACCGATGATACGCATTATCTGCGGGAAGAGTGGAAGGATGGCGAACATCTGATTTTCTACTCCAAGGAGCAGATGGAAAGGCTGGAGTGTCAGGTAAAAAAATTATTGGAAAATCCGGAGCAGATGCAGCATATTGCGGACGTAGCTTATGAGCGTGCAAGCAGGGAATGTACCTGGGGGGAGCGGGCAATCCAATTACAAATGGAGTTAAATTCTTAA
- a CDS encoding IMP cyclohydrolase produces MELRSLKNELSGNTYPGRGIVIGKSADGKYAVTAYFIMGRSENSRNRVFVEDGEGIRTQAFDPSKLSDPSLIIYAPVRVLGNKTIVTNGDQTDTIYELMDKQQTFEQALRTREFEPDAPNYTPRISGIMHVENGTYNYAMSILKSNNGNPDACNRYTFAYQNPVAGEAHFIHTYMGDGNPLPSFEGEPKLVGLEGDIDTFTKTVWENLNEDNKVSLFVRYIDIATGKYETRIVNKNK; encoded by the coding sequence ATGGAATTAAGATCATTAAAGAATGAGTTGTCAGGAAATACTTATCCAGGACGTGGAATTGTAATTGGAAAATCTGCTGACGGAAAATATGCTGTAACTGCTTATTTTATTATGGGTAGAAGCGAGAATAGCCGTAACAGAGTTTTTGTAGAAGATGGAGAAGGAATTCGCACTCAGGCATTTGATCCTTCTAAATTAAGTGATCCAAGCTTGATTATCTATGCACCTGTTCGTGTATTAGGCAATAAGACAATTGTGACAAATGGTGATCAGACTGATACCATTTACGAATTGATGGATAAACAGCAGACATTTGAGCAGGCACTTCGTACCAGAGAGTTCGAGCCGGATGCACCAAACTATACACCAAGAATTTCAGGTATCATGCATGTAGAAAATGGTACATACAACTATGCAATGTCAATTTTAAAGAGCAACAATGGAAACCCGGATGCATGTAACCGTTACACTTTTGCATATCAGAATCCGGTAGCCGGAGAAGCTCATTTCATTCATACTTATATGGGAGATGGCAATCCACTTCCAAGTTTTGAGGGAGAACCAAAGCTTGTTGGATTAGAAGGTGATATCGATACGTTCACAAAGACAGTCTGGGAGAACTTAAACGAAGATAACAAGGTATCTTTATTTGTTCGTTACATCGATATTGCAACCGGAAAATATGAGACAAGAATCGTAAACAAAAATAAATAA
- a CDS encoding phosphoribosylaminoimidazolecarboxamide formyltransferase, protein MKELELKYGCNPNQKPSRIYMQEGELPIKVLNGKPGYINFLDAFNGWQLVSELKKATGLPAATSFKHVSPAGAAVGLPLTEVERKIYWVDDMDMEFTPLANAYTRARGADRMSSFGDFISLSDVCDKATAMIIKREVSDGVIAPGYTDEALEILKAKKKGNYNVIEIDPNYVPAPIEHKEVFGVTFEQGRNELVIDEHFFDNVVTENKEIPESAKIDLAISMITLKYTQSNSVCYVKGGQAIGIGAGQQSRIHCTRLAGSKADNWWLRQSPQVLGLQFLDKIGRADRDNAIDLYIGEDYMDVLADGAWENIFKVKPEVFTAEEKRAWLDKNTDVSLGSDAFFPFGDNVERAHKSGVKYIAQPGGSIRDDHVIAICNKYDIAMAFTGIRLFHH, encoded by the coding sequence ATGAAAGAATTAGAATTAAAATATGGATGTAATCCAAATCAGAAACCATCAAGAATTTATATGCAGGAAGGCGAACTTCCAATCAAAGTACTGAACGGAAAACCTGGATATATCAACTTTCTCGATGCGTTCAACGGCTGGCAGCTAGTAAGCGAGTTAAAAAAAGCAACAGGTCTTCCGGCAGCAACATCTTTTAAACATGTATCACCTGCAGGTGCGGCTGTGGGTCTTCCACTTACCGAGGTAGAGCGTAAAATTTACTGGGTAGATGATATGGATATGGAATTTACACCACTTGCAAATGCTTATACAAGAGCAAGAGGTGCGGACAGAATGTCATCCTTTGGCGATTTCATTTCCTTATCCGATGTCTGTGATAAGGCAACTGCCATGATTATCAAACGTGAGGTTTCCGACGGTGTTATCGCACCTGGTTACACAGACGAGGCGCTTGAGATTTTAAAAGCAAAGAAAAAGGGAAATTACAATGTGATTGAGATTGATCCAAATTACGTACCGGCTCCAATCGAGCACAAAGAAGTATTTGGTGTCACATTTGAGCAGGGAAGAAATGAGCTGGTCATCGACGAGCATTTCTTTGACAATGTGGTAACAGAGAATAAAGAGATTCCAGAATCCGCAAAAATTGACCTTGCAATTTCCATGATTACGTTAAAATATACACAGTCCAATTCCGTATGTTATGTAAAAGGCGGACAGGCAATCGGTATCGGTGCAGGACAGCAGTCCAGAATCCACTGTACCCGTCTTGCAGGTTCTAAGGCAGATAACTGGTGGTTACGTCAGTCTCCACAGGTATTAGGACTTCAGTTCTTGGATAAAATCGGTCGTGCAGACAGAGACAATGCCATCGATTTATACATCGGAGAAGACTATATGGACGTCTTGGCAGATGGCGCATGGGAGAATATCTTTAAAGTAAAACCAGAAGTCTTTACAGCAGAAGAAAAACGTGCATGGTTAGATAAGAACACAGATGTATCTTTAGGTTCGGATGCATTCTTCCCATTTGGTGACAATGTAGAACGTGCACATAAGAGCGGTGTCAAATATATTGCCCAGCCAGGCGGATCTATCCGTGATGACCATGTTATTGCAATCTGTAACAAATATGATATCGCAATGGCATTTACCGGAATCCGTTTGTTCCATCATTAA
- the secG gene encoding preprotein translocase subunit SecG, whose translation MAILKTILTVIFIIISLALTVIILMQEGKSAGLGAISGAADTYWGKNKGRSMEGMLVKITRVLVVLFVVIAAVLNIGSF comes from the coding sequence GTGGCTATCTTAAAAACGATTTTAACCGTTATTTTTATTATAATCAGTTTAGCTTTAACAGTTATTATCTTGATGCAGGAAGGTAAATCCGCAGGACTTGGTGCAATCAGTGGTGCAGCAGATACCTATTGGGGCAAGAACAAAGGACGTTCCATGGAAGGTATGTTAGTAAAGATTACCAGAGTTTTGGTAGTTTTGTTTGTTGTGATTGCAGCAGTTTTGAATATTGGAAGTTTCTAG
- the rnr gene encoding ribonuclease R, with protein sequence MNQELFQERKNMIYNFICDELYVPMKAKEMAVVLGVPKGQRKELQEVLQVLLEEGKIDISSKGKYTKSEGKFLTGTFTAHQRGFGFVTVEGEDEDIFIPESKVNGALHQDVVQVSVEDGRSGKRREGAITKIISRGMTQVVCTYEQSKNFGFAVPDNPKFGKDIFIPLERSKGAISGHKVVVELTSYGKHGKKPEGKVVEIIGHINDPGTDIMSIVRGYDLPVEFSDKILRQAQNVSNEVSEADMAGRMDIRDWQTVTIDGEDAKDLDDAITLTMDGENYKLGVHIADVSNYVQERSALDVEALKRGTSVYLVDRVIPMLPHKLSNGICSLNAGENRLALSCIMTIDKKGNVIDHTIAETVVKVDRRMSYTSVKKILEEHDEAECREYEELIPMFERMKELAAILRKKRMKRGSIDFDFPETKIILDEKGKPIDIKPYDRNVATKIIEDFMLIANETVAQDFFWQELPFVYRTHDNPDPEKIQKLSTFINNFGYSIHINQDEVHPKELQKLLMKIDGTPEEALISRLTLRSMKQAKYSIMSTGHFGLATSYYCHFTSPIRRYPDLQIHRIIKETLRGRMNEKRIEHYNAILPEVAKHSSEMERRADEAERETDKLKKVEYMSTHIGEVFEGVISGVTEWGFYVELPNTVEGLVHVTSLRDDFYHYQESTYEMVGEVTNKRYKLGQSVKVRLVGTDRVMRTIDFHVVTDEDETSQEKDAAEEQVLSEE encoded by the coding sequence ATGAATCAGGAGTTATTCCAGGAAAGAAAAAATATGATCTATAATTTTATCTGCGATGAGCTTTACGTGCCAATGAAAGCAAAAGAGATGGCGGTTGTTCTTGGCGTGCCAAAAGGACAGAGAAAAGAGCTGCAGGAAGTGTTACAGGTCTTATTGGAAGAAGGAAAAATTGACATTTCTTCCAAGGGAAAATACACAAAGTCAGAAGGAAAATTTTTAACCGGAACCTTCACAGCACACCAGAGAGGATTTGGATTTGTGACGGTGGAAGGGGAAGATGAGGATATTTTCATTCCAGAATCCAAGGTAAATGGAGCACTTCACCAGGATGTGGTTCAGGTGTCTGTGGAGGACGGACGAAGTGGAAAAAGAAGAGAAGGTGCGATCACCAAAATTATCAGCCGTGGCATGACGCAGGTGGTCTGTACCTATGAGCAGAGTAAAAACTTTGGCTTTGCAGTACCGGATAATCCTAAATTTGGAAAAGATATCTTTATTCCATTGGAGCGTTCAAAAGGTGCAATCAGTGGTCATAAAGTGGTCGTAGAATTGACCAGTTATGGAAAGCATGGAAAGAAACCGGAAGGAAAAGTGGTTGAGATTATCGGACATATCAATGATCCGGGAACGGATATTATGTCGATTGTAAGAGGCTATGATTTGCCGGTTGAATTTTCGGATAAGATTCTCCGCCAGGCTCAAAATGTTTCCAATGAGGTAAGTGAGGCAGACATGGCAGGCCGCATGGACATCCGAGACTGGCAGACGGTCACCATTGATGGTGAGGATGCAAAAGACTTAGACGATGCAATCACGCTGACAATGGACGGGGAGAATTACAAATTAGGCGTTCACATTGCGGACGTCAGCAATTACGTGCAGGAGAGAAGTGCGCTTGATGTAGAAGCCTTAAAAAGAGGAACTTCTGTCTATCTTGTAGACCGTGTGATACCAATGCTCCCACATAAGCTTTCCAACGGAATCTGTTCCTTGAATGCGGGTGAGAACCGTCTGGCACTAAGCTGTATCATGACAATCGATAAAAAAGGAAATGTAATCGATCACACCATTGCCGAAACGGTTGTAAAAGTGGACCGCAGAATGAGTTACACCAGCGTGAAAAAAATCTTAGAAGAGCATGATGAGGCGGAGTGCAGGGAATACGAAGAACTCATTCCAATGTTTGAGCGCATGAAAGAACTTGCCGCAATTTTGCGGAAAAAGCGCATGAAACGTGGTTCGATTGATTTTGATTTCCCGGAAACAAAAATCATTTTGGATGAAAAGGGAAAACCAATTGACATCAAGCCCTATGACAGGAATGTGGCAACCAAGATTATTGAAGATTTTATGTTGATTGCAAATGAGACGGTAGCACAGGACTTTTTCTGGCAGGAGCTCCCATTTGTGTATCGTACCCATGATAATCCAGACCCGGAAAAAATTCAAAAGCTGTCCACATTTATCAATAATTTTGGATATTCTATTCACATCAATCAGGATGAGGTACATCCGAAAGAATTACAAAAACTTTTGATGAAAATAGACGGAACACCGGAGGAGGCATTGATTAGCAGATTGACACTCCGTTCGATGAAACAGGCAAAATATTCGATTATGAGTACCGGACATTTTGGATTGGCAACATCTTACTACTGTCATTTTACATCCCCGATTCGAAGATATCCGGATTTGCAGATTCATCGTATTATCAAAGAGACACTTCGCGGCAGAATGAATGAAAAGAGAATTGAGCATTACAATGCAATTCTGCCAGAGGTTGCAAAGCACTCCAGCGAGATGGAACGACGCGCTGATGAGGCGGAGCGCGAGACTGACAAATTAAAGAAAGTAGAATATATGTCTACACATATCGGAGAGGTCTTTGAAGGTGTTATTTCCGGCGTGACAGAATGGGGCTTTTATGTAGAGCTTCCAAATACGGTGGAAGGACTCGTCCATGTGACAAGTCTTCGCGATGATTTTTATCATTATCAGGAATCTACTTACGAGATGGTCGGTGAGGTGACAAACAAGCGCTATAAGCTTGGTCAGAGCGTAAAAGTACGTCTTGTGGGGACAGACCGTGTGATGAGAACGATTGATTTTCATGTTGTGACAGACGAGGATGAGACATCACAAGAAAAGGATGCGGCAGAAGAACAGGTTTTATCAGAAGAATAA
- the smpB gene encoding SsrA-binding protein SmpB, with product MAKDAFKLVANNKKAYHEYFLEEKYECGVELNGTEVKSIRMGKCSIKEAFVRIEKGEVYVYGMHISPYEKGNIFNKDPLRPKKLLMHKSEIRKLESKSAEQGYTLVPVEVYLKGSLVKVQIALAKGKKLYDKRQDIAKKDMRREAEREFKIRNL from the coding sequence ATGGCAAAAGATGCATTTAAGTTAGTGGCAAACAATAAAAAAGCATATCATGAGTATTTCCTGGAAGAAAAGTATGAATGCGGTGTGGAACTAAACGGAACCGAAGTCAAATCAATCCGCATGGGCAAATGCAGTATCAAGGAAGCGTTTGTGCGTATTGAAAAAGGAGAGGTCTATGTGTATGGAATGCACATCAGCCCTTATGAAAAAGGGAATATTTTTAACAAAGACCCGCTTCGTCCGAAAAAGCTTTTGATGCACAAGTCGGAGATTCGAAAACTGGAGTCGAAGAGTGCAGAGCAAGGCTATACGTTAGTTCCGGTGGAAGTATACTTAAAAGGCAGTCTGGTAAAAGTGCAGATTGCGCTTGCAAAAGGTAAAAAGTTATACGATAAACGTCAGGATATCGCAAAGAAAGATATGAGACGTGAGGCAGAGCGCGAATTTAAGATTCGGAATCTGTAA
- a CDS encoding type II toxin-antitoxin system HicA family toxin — protein MKQRDLIKKLESVGFKFERHGGNHDVYVRGFDEEQIPRHKEINERLAKAILRKWGL, from the coding sequence ATGAAACAAAGAGACTTAATTAAAAAGTTAGAGTCTGTGGGTTTTAAATTTGAACGACATGGTGGAAATCATGATGTATATGTCAGAGGTTTCGATGAGGAACAAATTCCAAGACATAAGGAAATTAATGAAAGATTGGCGAAAGCAATTCTAAGGAAATGGGGATTATAA
- a CDS encoding type II toxin-antitoxin system HicB family antitoxin translates to MRQVYPVIFTPLNDQKDTVLIEVPDLEILTEGYGMADAVEMARDAIGLKGISYEDKGKKLPEPSEFNVIDVSQGTFAEDGAGCVSLVDIDFGEYRRKVDNKTVRRNVTLPNWLNQEAEKAHINVSRVLQEALMTKLGVSR, encoded by the coding sequence ATGAGACAGGTATATCCAGTAATATTTACACCGTTAAATGATCAAAAGGATACGGTTTTAATAGAAGTACCTGACTTGGAAATTTTAACAGAGGGATATGGAATGGCAGATGCTGTTGAAATGGCTAGAGATGCAATTGGATTAAAGGGAATTTCATATGAGGATAAAGGAAAGAAATTGCCGGAACCAAGTGAATTTAACGTTATTGATGTATCACAAGGAACATTTGCAGAAGATGGTGCTGGATGTGTATCATTAGTAGATATTGATTTTGGTGAATATCGTCGCAAGGTGGACAATAAAACTGTAAGGAGGAATGTGACACTTCCTAACTGGTTGAATCAGGAAGCTGAGAAGGCGCATATTAATGTTTCGCGAGTATTACAAGAAGCATTGATGACTAAATTAGGAGTATCTAGATAG
- a CDS encoding PadR family transcriptional regulator has protein sequence MSVDKTLLSGSMTMLLLKLLDEKDMYGYEMIDTLRKKSNNVFELKAGTLYPLLHGLEEKGLLKSYEQKITGKTRKYYSITKEGKGLLAKKTVEWNEYKTAVSNVLALEG, from the coding sequence ATGTCAGTGGACAAAACGTTACTATCAGGCAGCATGACGATGTTATTGCTTAAGCTGCTGGATGAAAAGGATATGTATGGTTACGAAATGATTGATACCCTAAGGAAGAAATCAAACAATGTTTTTGAACTGAAAGCAGGTACTCTTTATCCGTTGTTACATGGGCTAGAGGAAAAAGGACTGCTAAAGTCCTATGAGCAAAAAATTACTGGAAAGACAAGGAAATATTACAGTATAACGAAAGAGGGCAAGGGACTTTTGGCAAAGAAAACGGTTGAGTGGAATGAATACAAAACGGCGGTATCCAACGTACTTGCGCTTGAAGGTTAG
- a CDS encoding FtsW/RodA/SpoVE family cell cycle protein, translating to MEEYIEKLISQVRCKKARPYIAEEIRDHIEEQMADNKENGMSDAEAEKNAVLDMGDPVEVGISLDRIHKPKMGWNVIVIVGIISLLAILVQWAFASAINNYGLEQLSHMSYNYSMRKFLKSIFAGMLFMVVIYFVDYTVIAKYSKIIGLFIIGAGLYTVLFGTSFHGARYYIFNLSVSATSFMMLYVPVYGAILYKYRGGGFGALLKCIAWLLTPTLIAVRIPSLGVAGILLICMLVQLTIAVCKGWFKVNKRAALTGLWTVFLLLPFVSLFGLYSLHLLADYQEARIRSWLLPNQEEGYVLSVIREYTKNVPMFGKSQKDILGYLPDLNRDYIFTYIINSYGSLAGIIIISVLAVLLVFLFGAVMRQKNELGFTMGVGCGMILLMNAVINICCSIGVLPPSASFLPFFSAGGSNMILCYALIGIVLSIYRYKDVYPGNISDRVVIKKKLDVNL from the coding sequence ATGGAAGAATATATTGAAAAACTTATCTCTCAGGTCAGGTGCAAGAAAGCAAGACCGTATATAGCAGAAGAAATAAGAGACCACATCGAAGAACAGATGGCAGATAACAAAGAGAACGGTATGTCTGATGCGGAAGCGGAAAAGAATGCAGTGCTCGATATGGGAGATCCTGTCGAAGTGGGGATTTCCTTAGATAGAATTCATAAACCCAAAATGGGATGGAATGTGATTGTCATTGTTGGAATTATCAGTTTGCTGGCAATACTGGTACAGTGGGCATTTGCATCTGCTATTAACAATTATGGTTTAGAGCAGCTAAGTCATATGAGTTATAATTATTCGATGAGAAAATTCTTAAAAAGCATTTTTGCTGGAATGTTGTTTATGGTAGTGATTTATTTTGTGGATTACACAGTGATTGCAAAGTATTCCAAAATCATAGGGCTTTTTATCATAGGAGCCGGACTTTACACGGTTTTGTTTGGAACTTCATTTCATGGAGCAAGGTATTATATTTTCAATTTGAGTGTCAGTGCCACTTCGTTTATGATGCTGTATGTTCCGGTGTATGGCGCAATTCTTTACAAATATCGGGGTGGAGGGTTTGGAGCTCTCTTAAAATGTATTGCATGGCTTTTGACTCCGACACTCATAGCAGTAAGAATACCAAGTCTTGGCGTGGCAGGAATTTTGCTGATTTGTATGTTGGTACAATTAACCATTGCGGTATGTAAAGGCTGGTTTAAAGTCAATAAAAGGGCTGCTTTAACCGGCTTATGGACGGTATTTCTGTTATTGCCATTCGTCAGCCTGTTCGGATTATATTCGCTGCATCTGCTCGCTGATTACCAGGAGGCAAGAATCCGAAGCTGGTTATTGCCAAATCAGGAAGAAGGTTATGTATTATCGGTCATAAGGGAGTATACCAAAAATGTTCCCATGTTTGGAAAAAGCCAGAAAGACATTTTGGGATATCTGCCGGATTTGAACAGAGATTATATCTTTACCTATATTATCAATAGTTATGGTTCCCTTGCTGGAATCATCATTATATCCGTACTGGCAGTGCTGCTTGTATTCCTGTTTGGTGCAGTGATGAGACAGAAAAATGAACTTGGTTTTACCATGGGTGTGGGATGCGGAATGATTTTACTCATGAATGCAGTTATAAACATATGTTGCTCCATCGGAGTTTTGCCACCATCCGCATCATTTCTTCCGTTCTTTTCAGCAGGTGGAAGTAATATGATATTGTGTTACGCATTGATTGGAATTGTGTTAAGCATATATAGATACAAGGATGTGTATCCGGGAAATATTTCAGACAGGGTAGTTATCAAGAAAAAACTGGATGTAAACTTATAG